Proteins found in one Mytilus edulis chromosome 2, xbMytEdul2.2, whole genome shotgun sequence genomic segment:
- the LOC139511414 gene encoding baculoviral IAP repeat-containing protein 7-B-like: MVSLTQLPPPFCQQRAYDVVPQHPLERLHQLRLSDELRRQTFVNWPKSSPICPTELCDNGFYYMGSKDKVQCAFCGGVLSGWLENDNVASEHAKHFRYCEKVSTKLKTCADSLPEHSVSSDAGQHSQNAYLRPHNKHFLMLNIRIVTFQSWPKNLKQSPEDLASTGLYYKGTGDTCQCHMCGGILSGWEDEDIPEKEHKKWFPKCPLVNKEYIEIEK; encoded by the exons ATGGTATCTCTGACACAACTCCCACCTCCTTTCTGCCAACAGAGAGCTTATGATGTGGTACCTCAGCATCCACTGGAAAGACTCCATCAATTACGTCTAAGCGACGAACTTAGAAGACAGACGTTTGTAAACTGGCCAAAATCATCGCCCATTTGTCCAACCGAATTATGCGATAATGGTTTCTACTATATGGGATCAAAGGACAAGGTACAATGCGCTTTCTGTGGAGGAGTATTAAGTGGGTGGTTAGAAAATGACAATGTCGCTAGTGAACACGCCAAGCATTTCAGGTACTGTGAAAAAGTTTCAACCAAATTGAAAACCTGTGCAGACAGTTTACCTGAACATTCTGTTTCAAGTGATGCCGGACAACACTCACAGAATGCATACCTTCGACCGCATAATAAACATTTCTTAATGCTAAATATACGGATTGTTACGTTCCAGTCCTGGCCAAAGAACTTGAAGCAGTCACCAGAAGATTTAGCATCTACAGGCCTGTATTACAAAG GAACTGGAGATACATGTCAATGTCATATGTGCGGTGGCATATTATCCGGCTGGGAGGATGAAGACATTCCAGAGAAGGAACACAAAAAATGGTTTCCTAAATGTCCACTTGTCAACAAAGAatacattgaaattgaaaaataa